From the Hevea brasiliensis isolate MT/VB/25A 57/8 chromosome 13, ASM3005281v1, whole genome shotgun sequence genome, the window CCCACCGTCATTGTCATTGGAGCCGGAATGTCAGGTTACCATATCTACAACCTTAAGGAGAACGACTGTATATAGAATATAGAGTGTGGCTTCTGACTTGTTTTtactatatatattttttttggccTATACTTAGAGACATGCATAATGTTGAATAAAATGTGTGCAAGTCATTCATTTTTCATGTTTCATGTTTCATTTTGGGTTCTTTATCACCTGTACATTTCAGGAATTTCAGCGGCAAAAACTCTGCATGAGGGGGGCATTCACGATATATTGATTCTAGAGGCAACTCCTAGAATTGGTGGCCGTCTGAAGAAAACTCAATTTAGTGGACTCACGGTTGAGCTGGGCGCCAATTGGCTTTTTGGTGGGGGACCTGTACCCAATCCCATACGAGACATGGCCAAAAAACTTAAGCTCAGAACTTCCCTCAATTACTATGAGAATATCACATCAAACACCTATAAACAAGAGTAAACAACTCCTGCTTTTTACTCTTTTGCCCTTTTTGGGTTTGCTTTAAAAAGTATTGAGTCTATTGAGTTGGTAACTAACATTTTTTTTTCGGTTTCACTCTCCACAGAGGTGGACTGTACCCTTCAAAGCTGGTAGAGGAAATTGACAAGGTTGCTACTGCCAGAGATGATTTCTGCGCAAAGTTTTCAGAACAATTGTCGGCCAAACAGAAGGATGTTGATGTCTCAATTTTGTCAGCACAGCGCATACTTAAacagtaataaaatattttttatgtattGATATGGTTTGAAGTTATTGCAGCTGAAAATGTACCAACAGAATTGAATGTATCTTGCAGGGAGCCCAAAACCCCACTTGAAATGGTGATTGACTTCTATCACAATGACTATGAAGACGCAGAGCCACCAAAAGTGACTAGTTTGAAGCACACATACCCTCGAAATGAGATGATGGACCACGGAGAGGATCTATATTTCGTGGCTGATCCGAGAGGCTTTGAGATTATACCTCAGTATCTTGCTAAGCAGTTCCTTTCCTCTTTGACAAGTGATCCCAGGCTTAAGCTAAATAAGGTAGTTAGAGAGATAATTTACTCAAGGAATGGAGTTATTGTAAAAACAGAAGATGGTTGCACATACAATTCCAAGTATGTTATTTTATCTGTCAGCGTTGGAGTCCTCCAGAGTGATCTAATTGAGTTCCAGCCCACGTTACCTGTAAGTTCACTTCCAACTTCCTTTCTCAGTTTACCTAACGATCTTCTCTGTTCCCTGACTCTTAATCTCGAAAATGAATCAGCTATGGAAAAGAATTGCAATAACAGATTTTAGTATGACCATATATACCAAGATCTTTGTAAAGTTCCCTTACAAGTTCTGGCCTACTGGCCCTGGAACTGAATTCTTCCTCTACACTCATGTGAGGCGCGGATACTATCCACTTTGGCAGGTATTGTACACATTAGACAAAGCATCACTGCTAGCTCCAAAATGCAAGAACAAAATGTTTGATTATAAGGTGTTGGTTTATTTTACAGCATTTGGAGAATGAGTATCCAGGATCAAATATATTATTCGTGACGGTAACAGCTGATGAGTCAAGGAGGATAGAGCAATTGCCTGATGAAGAAATTGAAGCAGAGATAATGGAAATACTTAAAAAGTTGTTTGGGGACAACATTCCAAAACCAGAATCCATTCTTGTGCCCAGATGGGGCTTGGACAAGTTCTACAAGGGCAGCTATTCTAATTGGCCTGATAACTACAGTAAAAAACGCAAAGACCATTTAGCGGTAAGAGTGAATGAATTGAATTCCTTTG encodes:
- the LOC110657117 gene encoding polyamine oxidase 1, giving the protein MKKKKLLAKMLVLLFHFSLAAASASESPTVIVIGAGMSGISAAKTLHEGGIHDILILEATPRIGGRLKKTQFSGLTVELGANWLFGGGPVPNPIRDMAKKLKLRTSLNYYENITSNTYKQEGGLYPSKLVEEIDKVATARDDFCAKFSEQLSAKQKDVDVSILSAQRILKQEPKTPLEMVIDFYHNDYEDAEPPKVTSLKHTYPRNEMMDHGEDLYFVADPRGFEIIPQYLAKQFLSSLTSDPRLKLNKVVREIIYSRNGVIVKTEDGCTYNSKYVILSVSVGVLQSDLIEFQPTLPLWKRIAITDFSMTIYTKIFVKFPYKFWPTGPGTEFFLYTHVRRGYYPLWQHLENEYPGSNILFVTVTADESRRIEQLPDEEIEAEIMEILKKLFGDNIPKPESILVPRWGLDKFYKGSYSNWPDNYSKKRKDHLAYPVGPVYFTGEHTNDRYLGYATGAYFAGIDTANDLIEYIKNKSCKGFNRNRWH